One Mycolicibacterium sp. TUM20985 genomic window, CGTCGTCGGCACCAGGCTGGGCATGTGCGGCGTCGAATACTTTGCGCACCCTTGGGAATTCGGCGTCCGCAAGACCAAGGAGCTGATGCTCACCGGTGACACCCTCTCGGTCGACGAGGCGTATCAACTCGGCATGGTGTCCAAGGTCTTCCCCGCCGCGGAATTGGCCGACAAGACCCTCGAGTTCGCCCGCCGCATCGCGAAGGTGCCGACGATGGCCGCGCTGCTGATCAAGGAATCGGTCAACCAGACCCAGGACAATCAGGGCTTCTACAACTCCCTGAACGCCTGCTTCACCATGCACCAACTCAATCACAGCCACTGGTCGCAGGTGCACGGCGGCGGGTTCCCCGTCGCCAACGAGTCCGATGGCGTACCCAACTGGAGGGACGCGCCGCCGGTGGTGCCCTCGGTCAAGGACAGGGTCCGCGCCGACTAGTCCGCGCAACGACCGTAGTGTCGGCGGGCGCAGCCGAGGGGTCAGGCAGGGTCAGGTGGTCAGGGCCCGTCCGACGCGGTAGCCGAAGACCATTGCAGGGCCAAGAGTTCCACCGGCTCCGCCGTACGCCTTGCCCGTCACGCCGGCCATCGCATTCCCCGCCGCGTAGAGCCCGTGAATGGGATGACCGTCGACATGCATCACGCGGCCGTCGGCGTCGGTTCGCGGGCCACCCTTGGTTCCCATGGCGCCGACCGTGACCGGTACGGCAAAGTACGGCGCGGTGTCGATCGGTCCGAGCGTCTGCAGGGCAGGCGACGCGGCGGTGTTGTCACCCCAGTAGCCGTCGTAAGCGCTTGCGCCGCGCCCGAACTCGGGGTCGGACTCATCCTCCACGCAGCGGTTCCAGGCGTCGATCGTCCGTGTCAGCCCCTGCGGGTCGATACCGGTCTTCTGCCCGAGCTCGACGAGATCGCTCGACTTGCAGTACCAGTCGGGCACCTCACCGTCGGGTTCGACGCCGAGGAAACCGTACTTCTTCAGATGCAGTGCGTCGAAGACGATCCACGCGGGATCGTTGAGGTAGCCGAATCGCGGATCGAGGTGGTGGAACGGCCCGGCCATCGAGTTGTACTCACCGGCTTCGTTGAGGAACCGGCGCCCCGCCCGGTTGACGATGATGCTGCGGGGACGCGTTCGCTCCAGGCGCACGCTGCGGCTGCGCTTATGACCGTCGATGGTGTCGCCGGGGATCTGGACGATCGGCACCCACCACGCCTCGGTCATGTTGGCCAGATCGGCGCCGTGGGCCATCGCCATGCGCAATCCGTCGCCGGTGTTGTTTGGCGGCGACACCGGGCCGTGCATCGGGCCCCGCAGGTGGGCCTCGACGAGCGCCGGGTCCCATTCGAAACCACCGGTGCCGAGCACGACGCCACGGCGAGCTCGAACCCGAATGGTCATGCCGTCCAGGCTGATTCGCACCCCGTCGATCCGTTCGCCGGAGAATCTCCCCGAGTCGCTTCGCTCCTGCCCGCCGGACCCGATCAGCTCCACCGCCCTCGCGCCCGTGACCGGCTCCACGCCGAGATCCAGTAGCCCCTTCAGAAGGCCGGCGACTAGCGCGGTACCCGCCACGCAGAGGTTGCCTGCGACATCATCGACTGAGGCGTGAATCCTGGCGCGGGTCTCGGCATCGATGCCGACGTTGCTCCAGTCCGCGGGAAACGACGTGATGCGGTCACTCCAACCGCCGAGCCTGTCGAGGTCGAATGGCTTGGCGTTCAGGGATCTGCCGCCGGATGGACGCCCGCCCGGGAGCTCCGGCTTGTAATCGGGGAAGCCCGAGGCGATCTCGAACTCCAGTTCGCTGTGCTCCTCCACGAAGTCGAGCATCTCGGGCCCTGTCCTGACGAGCGTCTCGACCAGGTCCGTGTTCATGGCGCCGAGTGACTGCGCTTCGAGATACCGCATGGCGTCATCGACGGTGAGCTCACCGTCGGGGGAGCGGCGGTGCGCCGGAATCCACACGATGCCACCCGATACGGCGGTGGTCCCGCCCACGGTGTCGGCCTTCTCGTAGATCGCCACCGACGCGCCGCCGACGGCTGCGGTCAGGGCCGCCGTCAGTCCGGCTCCACCGGTACCCAGCACCACGACGTCGACTTCGAGGTTCCAATCGGCATTCACGGAAGTTCTCCCATTCATTCTCAGCCGAGGATCCGCGACAGTTTCTCGGCGGCTTCGATCACGGCGTCACGGCCGGTGAGCAAGGCATCCTCGCGATGCGAGATGAGGTTGATGCAGGTCGGCGGCGACGGGGGTCGACGTTTGACCGGGACGGCGAGGCCGTAGGTGTCGGGTTCGACTTCACCGTGCGTCATCACCCATCCCTGCTTGCGGGTGAGCGGCACCAGATCACGCTCGCCCGGCCGCGGCTGCATGCTGGCGAGGAGGGCGATGCCCGCGGCACCGCGGTCCAGCGGATGGCGGCTGCCTTCGTGGAAGGACAACTGGTAGAAGACGAGCGTGGGGACGATGACGGCGACCGCCACCTGCTGGTCACCCTCGGCGACCAGTAGCGACACCGTCGTTCCGAGGTCGTCGGCGAGAGTGCGCAGGGTCGGCACACTGAGCTGGCGCAGGTTGTTGTCGAACGACGCGCCGAGGACGGCCAACATCGCCGCCGGCCGATAACGCCCGTCCTCACCCTTCACCAGGTAGCGGCTCTGCGCGAGCGTGGACAGCAGCCGGTAGGCGATCGTGCGATGGACGCCGATGTGGTCGGCGACCTGTTGCGCGGTCATTCCCGAAGGCGAACTCGCCACGGCCTGTAGCGCGGTCAGGCCCCTGGCCAGGGTCTGAGACCCCGCCGCAAGTCGATCGACGACCACGTCTTGGTCCTTGACAGACGTCATCGCGAGAGTGATGCTCTATGAATAGTGCACAGCATCGTGCGATATTAGCACATGTCGATAGTCGTAAATGAGAATGTCGTTTACGCTAAGTCGTGAAAGGGGTCGAATGAGCGAGCACGAGAGCATCTGGAGCGACCTCCAGGGCGTCCCGTTCTCCCAGGGCTACCTCGACGCCGGCGGTGTGCGCACGCGCTACCTGCACGCCGGTGACGAGAATGCGCCGACGCTGGTGCTGCTGCACGGCTCCGGCGGGCACGCCGAGGCATACGTTCGCAACCTCGAGGCGCACGCAGAGCACTTCTCGACCTGGTCGATCGACATGCTCGGGCACGGCTACACCGACAAGCCGGGTCATCCCCTCGAGATCGCGCACTACGTCGATCACCTGTTGGCCGTGTTCGACGCCATCGGCGTCCAGCGCGTCCATGTCTCCGGTGAGTCCCTCGGTGGCTGGGTCGCCGCGCGTGCGGCCGCCGCCCATCCCGAGCGCATCGAACGACTGGTCCTCAATACCGCGGGAGGTTCGCAGGCCGATCCGGAGGTGATGGAGCGGATCATCACGCTGTCCATGGCCGCCGCCGAGGATCCGTCGTGGGAGACGGTGCAAGCCCGGATCAAGTGGCTCATGGCCGACAAGTCGAAGGGATACGACGACATCGTCGCGAGCCGCCAGCGCATCTACCGCCAGCCGGGGTTCGTCACTGCGATGAGCGACATCATGGCCCTACAGCAGCCGGACATCAGGGCTCGAAACCTGCTCGGCCCCAACGACTACGGCGCGATCGTCGCACCGACGCTGGTCCTGTGGACCAGTGACGACCCCACCGCCGACGTCAGTGAGGGCGGCCGGATCGCGTCGATGATCCCCGGCGCCCGGTTCGAGGTAATGCCGAACTGCGGGCACTGGCCCCAGTACGAGGACGCCAAGACGTTCAACGGCCTGCACATCGACTTCCTCCTCGGGCGGAACCGATGAACGGCAAGGAACGCGTCGACGTAGTGATCGTCGGGGCCGGGCCGGTCGGGCTGACACTGGCGAACATCCTTGGGCTGCAGGGTGTCCGCACCCTGGTCATCGACGAACGGGACAGCCTCATCGACTACCCGCGGGGCGTCGGTCTGGACGACGAGGCGTTGCGCACATTCCAGTCGATCGGTCTGGTCGACCGGGTGTTGCCGCATACGGTGCCCAATCAGATCCTGCGCTTCTACGACGGCAATCGTCGACTGCTCGCCGAAATGGCCCCACCCGACGCACGATTCGGGTGGCCGAAGCGCAATGGCTTCGTCCAGCCCATGGTCGACGCCGAGTTGCTGCGGGGTCTGGACCGCTTCGATTGCGTCGAGGTCGCCTGGGGCCGCGCGATGGAGTCGTGCGAGGAGACCGCCGACGAGGTACGGATCGCCGTCGCCGGCGAGGCCATTCCCCTCACCGCCCGCTACGTCGTGGGCTGCGACGGTGGGCGCAGCGCCACCAGGCGACTCATGGGTGTGGCGTTCGAGGGCACCACCTCGCCGACACGCTGGCTCGTCGTCGACCTCGCGACCGATCCGCTCGGTCATCCCAACAGCGAAGTCGGGGCCGATCCGGCGCGGCCCTACGCCTCCATCTCGATTGCCCACGGAATCAGGCGATTCGAGTTCATGATTCACGCCAACGAGACCGACGAGCAGGTCGAGAAGCCCGACTTCATCGCCCGGATGCTGGCACCGTTCGTGCCACATCCAGATCGCGTCGACGTGATCCGGCACCGCGTCTACACCCACCATTCCCGGATCGCCGGGGCGTTCCGCAAGGGCCGGATGATCCTCGCGGGCGACGCCGCTCACCTGATGCCGGTGTGGCAGGGCCAGGGCTACAACAGCGGCATCCGCGACGCCGCCAACCTGGGGTGGAAACTGGCCGCCGTGGTCAAGGGCGAAGCCGGCGATGAGCTCCTCGACACCTATGACGTCGAGCGCCGCAAGCACGCCAGGGCGATGATCGACCTGTCGACCATGGTCGGCCGCGTCATCTCACCCACGAATGCCAGGGTTGCCGTACTGCGCGACAGAGTGATTCGCGCCGCGTCCGCGGTGCCGACGCTGAAGAGGTACATCCTCGAGATGCGTTTCAAGCCGATGCCCCGCTACGAGCAGGGCGCCATCGCGCATCTGCCAGAACACACGGCGGCTCCATCGCCCACCTCGCCCACCGGAACGCTGTTCATCCAGCCGCGCGTCGACACCCGCGCCGAGCAGAACGTCCTGCTCGATGACGTCATCGGGCCCGGGTTCGCCATGTTGGCCTGGAACAACAACCCGCGGGCGCTGCTCGATGACGCCACCCTCGCGCGGTGGAAAGCGCTGGGCACGACGTTCGTCACCGTCAGGCCACTCACGCAGCTGCACTGGACCGGCCACGACGACTCCGAGGTCACCGTTGTCGGCGATCGCACCGGCGCATTGAAGTCGTTCTTCGACGCCCACGCCGAGTCCGTCCTGTTCCTGCGGCCCGACAGGTGCATCGCGGGCGCGTGCATCGCACAACTCGCGCCCGAGATGAGCACCGCACTCTTCGACGTCCTCCGATTGCGGAAGGGAGGGAATGGTTCTCATGAAGATCGAGAAGCCGCTGGCGCTGTGCTGCATGTCGCACAGCCCGCTGCTGAATCTGCCGGGGCCGTCACGCGAGCTCCTTGACGACATCCGCTCCGAGATGGCGGCGGCGCGCGAATTCGTTCGCGCCTTCGATCCCGACGTGGTGGTCACGTTCTCCCCGGACCACTACAACGGGTTCTTCTACCGACTCATGCCGCCGTTCTGCATCGGTACCGCCGCCACGGCGGTCGGCGACTACGGCACCTACTCGGGCCCGCTGAACGTGCCGGCCGACATCGCGACCGCATGCGCGGAATCGTTGTGGGACCACGGTGTCGACGTGGCATTGTCGGCCAGCATGGAGGTCGACCACGGCACCGTGCAGCCGTTGCAGTCACTCTTCGGCGACGTGGCCGCGGTGCCGGTCGTGCCGGTCTTCATCAACTCGGTCGCCACACCGCTGGGCCCGCTCAAGCGGACCAGGGCGCTCGGCACCGCCGTCGGTCACTTCCTGACGTCACTGGGCAGGCGCGTCCTGGTGGTGGGTTCCGGTGGGCTATCCCATGATCCGCCCGTACCGACCCTGGCGACGGCGGCACCCGCTACGCTCGGCCGCATCGTGCGTGGCGAGCCCATGACCGGCGAGCAGCGCAGCGCCCGCCAGACCGCGGTGATGGCCGCGGCGCAGAACTTCGCACGCGGTGAAGGCCCGCTGCGGCCCCTCAACCCCGAGTGGGACCAGGCACTGCTCGAACTGCTCGACACCAACCGGGTGGCCGAGCTCGACGACTGGTCGAACGACTGGATCGCCGCCGAGGCGGGCAACTCGGCACACGAGGTGCGCACCTGGATCGCGGCGTTCGCGGCCCTGGCGACCCAGGGCCGGTACGAGACCAAGCAACGCTTCTACCGGGCGAGCCCCGAATTGATCGCCGGTTTCGCCATCCGGACGGCGGTGACCTCGTGATCGAGCCAGTCTTCGACCACGAGGTCGACGTGCTCGTCATCGGGTCGGGTGCCGGCGGTATGACGGCCGCGCTCAAGGCCAAGGCCGACGGCCTCGACACCCTCGTCGTCGAGAAGTCGCCGCAGTTCGGTGGTTCCACCGCTCTGTCCGGCGGCGGCATCTGGGTGCCAGGAGCGCCGTCTCAACGGCGCGCCGGTCACACACCATCCCCCGATGACGTGTTCACGTACCTGAAGCAGATCACCGATGGTCTCGTCAGCGATGCGCGATTGACGCAGTACGTGAACGCCGCCCCGGAGATGATGGACTTCCTGGAGAAGTCGAGCCCATGGTTCGAATTCGTCTGGAAGCCCGGCTATTCCGACTATTACCCGGAACTGCCCGGCGGGTCCGAACGCGGCAGCACCATCAACGTACCCGAGATCGACCTGCGGCAACTCGGCGAGGACGAACGTCATCTGTTGACGCCGCTGGCCTTGGCGCCCAAGGGAATCTGGTTCGCCCCCAAGGATCTGCGGCTCTTCTACCAGGTGCGGCAGAACTGGCGAGGCAAGGCCGTCCTGCTGAAACTCGTGTGGCGGATGATCCGCGCGCACGTGTTCGGTGACCGGATGGCCGCCATCGGCCAATCGCTGATGGCGCGAATGCGGCTGGCCTTGAGGGAACACGACGTTCCGCTGTGGCTGAACGCTCCCATGACGGAGCTGCTCACCGACGCCGATGGACGGGTCGTCGGTGCGGTCGTGGAGCGGTCCGGCGCCTCGTTGCGCATTGGAGCCCGCCGCGGTGTCGTGATGGCGTCCGGCGGTTTCGACCACGACATGAACTGGCGGCGCGAATACCTGCCGGAGCTCGAGAAGGACTGGAGCTTCGGCAATCCCGCCGCCACGGGTGACGGTATTCGGGCGGGGCAGAAGGTGGGCGCGTCGACCGACCTGCTCGATCAAGCATGGTGGTTTCCAGCGATGTGCTGGCCCGACGGCAGGCTGCAGTTCATGCTCAACGAGCGCATGATGCCCTCGCAGTTCGTCGTCAACGGTGAAGGCAAGCGGTTCATCAACGAGGCGGCACCGTACATGGACTTCGCGCACGCGATGATCGCCGGTGAGCGCACCGGTGTGAGCCACGTACCGTGTTGGCTCGTCACGGACATCGGCTCGTTCCACCGCTACGTCGTCGGCGGTCACCTGCCCATTCCCAAGGTGCCCTTTGCGCCGGTGCCGACGGGCCGGAAGGTGCCCGCGGCGTGGCTCGAGTCCGGTGTCGTCAGGCAGGGCAGCACCTTCGACGAACTGGCTGCGCAGATCGGCGTGCCTGCCGACAACCTGCGCGGGACCGCCGAGCGATTCAACGAACTGGCCCGCAAGGGGCACGACGACGACTTCAACCGTGGTGACAGTGCCTACGACAACTACTACGGCGACCCGACCCTGCCCAATCCCAACCTGCGTCCGCTCGGCAAGGGGCCGTACTACGCCTTCCAGATCATCCTGGGTGACCTCGGGACCTCCGGCGGCCTGCGCACCGACGAGTTCGCCCGCGTCCTCCGCGACGACGACTCGGTCATCGAGGGGTTGTACGCCACGGGCAACGCCACCGCGGCGGTGATGGGCCGCAGCTACGCAGGCG contains:
- a CDS encoding FAD-dependent oxidoreductase → MNADWNLEVDVVVLGTGGAGLTAALTAAVGGASVAIYEKADTVGGTTAVSGGIVWIPAHRRSPDGELTVDDAMRYLEAQSLGAMNTDLVETLVRTGPEMLDFVEEHSELEFEIASGFPDYKPELPGGRPSGGRSLNAKPFDLDRLGGWSDRITSFPADWSNVGIDAETRARIHASVDDVAGNLCVAGTALVAGLLKGLLDLGVEPVTGARAVELIGSGGQERSDSGRFSGERIDGVRISLDGMTIRVRARRGVVLGTGGFEWDPALVEAHLRGPMHGPVSPPNNTGDGLRMAMAHGADLANMTEAWWVPIVQIPGDTIDGHKRSRSVRLERTRPRSIIVNRAGRRFLNEAGEYNSMAGPFHHLDPRFGYLNDPAWIVFDALHLKKYGFLGVEPDGEVPDWYCKSSDLVELGQKTGIDPQGLTRTIDAWNRCVEDESDPEFGRGASAYDGYWGDNTAASPALQTLGPIDTAPYFAVPVTVGAMGTKGGPRTDADGRVMHVDGHPIHGLYAAGNAMAGVTGKAYGGAGGTLGPAMVFGYRVGRALTT
- a CDS encoding IclR family transcriptional regulator — translated: MTSVKDQDVVVDRLAAGSQTLARGLTALQAVASSPSGMTAQQVADHIGVHRTIAYRLLSTLAQSRYLVKGEDGRYRPAAMLAVLGASFDNNLRQLSVPTLRTLADDLGTTVSLLVAEGDQQVAVAVIVPTLVFYQLSFHEGSRHPLDRGAAGIALLASMQPRPGERDLVPLTRKQGWVMTHGEVEPDTYGLAVPVKRRPPSPPTCINLISHREDALLTGRDAVIEAAEKLSRILG
- a CDS encoding alpha/beta fold hydrolase → MSEHESIWSDLQGVPFSQGYLDAGGVRTRYLHAGDENAPTLVLLHGSGGHAEAYVRNLEAHAEHFSTWSIDMLGHGYTDKPGHPLEIAHYVDHLLAVFDAIGVQRVHVSGESLGGWVAARAAAAHPERIERLVLNTAGGSQADPEVMERIITLSMAAAEDPSWETVQARIKWLMADKSKGYDDIVASRQRIYRQPGFVTAMSDIMALQQPDIRARNLLGPNDYGAIVAPTLVLWTSDDPTADVSEGGRIASMIPGARFEVMPNCGHWPQYEDAKTFNGLHIDFLLGRNR
- a CDS encoding bifunctional 3-(3-hydroxy-phenyl)propionate/3-hydroxycinnamic acid hydroxylase, with protein sequence MNGKERVDVVIVGAGPVGLTLANILGLQGVRTLVIDERDSLIDYPRGVGLDDEALRTFQSIGLVDRVLPHTVPNQILRFYDGNRRLLAEMAPPDARFGWPKRNGFVQPMVDAELLRGLDRFDCVEVAWGRAMESCEETADEVRIAVAGEAIPLTARYVVGCDGGRSATRRLMGVAFEGTTSPTRWLVVDLATDPLGHPNSEVGADPARPYASISIAHGIRRFEFMIHANETDEQVEKPDFIARMLAPFVPHPDRVDVIRHRVYTHHSRIAGAFRKGRMILAGDAAHLMPVWQGQGYNSGIRDAANLGWKLAAVVKGEAGDELLDTYDVERRKHARAMIDLSTMVGRVISPTNARVAVLRDRVIRAASAVPTLKRYILEMRFKPMPRYEQGAIAHLPEHTAAPSPTSPTGTLFIQPRVDTRAEQNVLLDDVIGPGFAMLAWNNNPRALLDDATLARWKALGTTFVTVRPLTQLHWTGHDDSEVTVVGDRTGALKSFFDAHAESVLFLRPDRCIAGACIAQLAPEMSTALFDVLRLRKGGNGSHEDREAAGAVLHVAQPAAESAGAVTRAP
- a CDS encoding 3-carboxyethylcatechol 2,3-dioxygenase, which codes for MSHSPLLNLPGPSRELLDDIRSEMAAAREFVRAFDPDVVVTFSPDHYNGFFYRLMPPFCIGTAATAVGDYGTYSGPLNVPADIATACAESLWDHGVDVALSASMEVDHGTVQPLQSLFGDVAAVPVVPVFINSVATPLGPLKRTRALGTAVGHFLTSLGRRVLVVGSGGLSHDPPVPTLATAAPATLGRIVRGEPMTGEQRSARQTAVMAAAQNFARGEGPLRPLNPEWDQALLELLDTNRVAELDDWSNDWIAAEAGNSAHEVRTWIAAFAALATQGRYETKQRFYRASPELIAGFAIRTAVTS
- a CDS encoding FAD-binding protein encodes the protein MTAALKAKADGLDTLVVEKSPQFGGSTALSGGGIWVPGAPSQRRAGHTPSPDDVFTYLKQITDGLVSDARLTQYVNAAPEMMDFLEKSSPWFEFVWKPGYSDYYPELPGGSERGSTINVPEIDLRQLGEDERHLLTPLALAPKGIWFAPKDLRLFYQVRQNWRGKAVLLKLVWRMIRAHVFGDRMAAIGQSLMARMRLALREHDVPLWLNAPMTELLTDADGRVVGAVVERSGASLRIGARRGVVMASGGFDHDMNWRREYLPELEKDWSFGNPAATGDGIRAGQKVGASTDLLDQAWWFPAMCWPDGRLQFMLNERMMPSQFVVNGEGKRFINEAAPYMDFAHAMIAGERTGVSHVPCWLVTDIGSFHRYVVGGHLPIPKVPFAPVPTGRKVPAAWLESGVVRQGSTFDELAAQIGVPADNLRGTAERFNELARKGHDDDFNRGDSAYDNYYGDPTLPNPNLRPLGKGPYYAFQIILGDLGTSGGLRTDEFARVLRDDDSVIEGLYATGNATAAVMGRSYAGAGATIGPAMTFGYVAAKHIGSTTENHHTTNDSTLDTYRR